The window CGGTAACGGCGACAAGCTGTCCCTGGCCCGGAGCGTGCTGCCCAAGGCCAGGATCACCGACATCCGGGTCACCCCACATCAGCGGTACGCGAACGTGCACGTCCTGACCATCCAGGCCGGGGCGACCCGCCTGGAGTTCCCGCTGGCCGCCGGGCCACTGGTCGAGGCCAGTCTGGCCGGCGACACGGTGAGCATCTAACGGCCGTACGCCTCCAGCAGCCGCAGCCACACCTCACTGACCGTCGGGTACGCGGGAACGGCGTGCCACAGCCGGTCCAGTGGCACCTCGCCGACGATCGCGATGGTCGCGGCGTGCAGCAGGTCCGCGACGTCCGGCCCGGCGACGGTGAATCCGACGATCACCCGCCGGTCCTCGTCGACGACCATCCGGGCCCGGCCCCGGTAGCCGTCGGCGTGCAACGCGGAACCGGCGACCGCGGCCAGGTCGTGGTCGACGACCCGGATCCGCAGGCCGGCGGCCTCGGCGGCGGCCGCGGTCAGGCCCACCGCGGCGATCTCCGGGTCGGTGAAGACCACCTGCGGTACGGCACGCTCGTCCGCGGTCGCCACGTGCCGGCCCCACCGGCCGTCGTCGACAGCCGCCCCGTGGGCGCGGGCCACGATCACGTCACCGACCGCACGGGCCTGGTATTTGCCCTGGTGGGTGAGGAGCGCACGCCGGTTGACGTCACCTGCCGCGTACAGCCCGCCATCCCCGTCGACGACCCGCATGGTGTCATCGACGGTGAGCCACGAACCCGGTTTCAGACCGACCGTCTCCAGCCCGATGTCCCCGGTGTTCGGGGTCCGGCCGATCGCGACCAGAACCTCGTCGACTTCGACCCGGTCGCCGTCGTCGAGCTCCAGGTGGACCGTACCGTCGCCGTCGCGTTCGACCGATCTCACCTCTACGCCGGTGCGGACGGTGACTCCGGCCTCCCGCAGCGACGTCGTGACCAGCTCACCGGCGAACGCCTCGACCTGTGGCAGCACCCCGTCCCGGACGAGCACCGTGACCTGGGCACCGAGGCTGGCGTAGGCGGTCGCCATCTCGGTGGCCACCACTCCCCCGCCGATCACCGCGAGCCGGGCCGGGACCGTGCCGGCGGCGGCCGCGTCCCGGCTGGTCCAGGGTGCCGCCTCGCGCAGCCCCGGAATGTCCGGCAGCAGCGCGCTGCTGCCGGTCGCGACGACGACCGCATGCCGTGCGGCGAGGACCGTGGTCGCGCCGTCGTCGCGGGTCACCTCGACGGTCAGCCGGCCGCTGATCCGGCCGTGGCCGCGGTGCAGGGTGATCCCGGCCGAGTCGAGCCAGGCGACCTGCCCGTCGTCCTTCCAGTTCGAGGCGAACGCGTCCCTTCGGGCCAGCACCGCGGCCACATCGAGGTCCCCGGTCACCGCCTCCCGCGCTCCCGGCAGCGCCCGCGCCGCCCGCAACGCCGCCGAGCTGCGCAGTAGCGCCTTGGTCGGCATGCACGCCCAGTATGAGCATTCACCGCCGACGAGTTCGCGTTCCACGATGGCGGCCGTCAGGCCACCCTTGACGACCCGGTCGGCGACGTTCTCCCCGACCGGTCCGGCGCCGAGCACGATCACGTCGTACGTCTGGTCGGTCACTGTTTCTTCGCCTTTCGTCGTGCGGCCGGGCACGAGCTCGCCGTGCCCCATTGTCAGTCTCCCTTCGCGGCGCGACCGAGGCGGATGGCCGCGACCAGGAAGAAGATCGCGCCCGGGATGGCGTAGCCGGCCGCGTTGGCCAGTGACGGCGCGGCGGCCGAGGCGGACGCGACGAATGAGCCGCCGGCCAGCACGGACAGGCCGCCACTGAAGATCATCGGCCACTGGCCGCCCATCTTGCGGCGGCTCACCCCGACGAGCAGCTGGATCACACCGGCGACGATCGCCCAGGCACCCCACACCCGCAGCATCGCCGGCGCGCCGGAGGCACCGGCCACGGCCAGGCCGATCGCGGTGAGCGAGCTGACCGCGATGTTCAGGTAGAGCAGGGTCGGCGAGCCGGTGCGGCGCGAGGCGCGGGCGTCGACGATCGCCGCGGCCACGTCGAACAGCGGATAGAGCACGAAGAGCGCGACGGTGAGAGGGCTGATCTCGTCGGCGACCGCGGTCGTCACACCGGCCCAGACGATGGCGAACGCGAACCTGACGAAGTACAGCCGCCGCAGGGCGGCGGCCGTCGTCGAGATGCCGGGGGCGGTAACGGTGGTCATGGCAGTCCCTCACAGGTAGAACGAACGTTCTGTCTCGACCAAAGATGACGGGCGCTCTACCTCATGTCAAGACCGAACGTTCTATCTCTCAGCGCGGCTATGATCGGCCGATGACGACTTCCGAGGCCCGGCTCCGGTTGCTGACCACCGCGAGCGGGATCTTCTACGCCGAGGGCATCCACTCGGTCGGCGTCGACCGGATCATCGCCGAGGCCAAGGTGACCCGGGCGACCTTCTACCGCCACTTCCCGGGCAAGGAAGACCTGGTCCTGGCCTATCTCCAGGCCGCCGACCAGGCCATCCGCACCCAGGTCGAGACGGCCGTCGTCCCCGGCGCGCCAGCCGGCGACACCGTCCGGGCCATCGCCGCCGCGATCGCCGAAGGCATCGGGTCACCCGGCTTCCGCGGCTGCGCCTTCCTCAACGCGGTCGCCGAATACCCCGACCCGACCCACCCGGTGCACCGGGCCGTCCTCGCCCACCGCCAGTGGTTCCTAGACACGATCACCACGCTGATGACCGATCTCCAGGCCACCAAGGCCGACAAGGCCGCCCAGCACTTCGTCATGCTCCGCGACGGCGCGATGGCCGCCGGATGCCTCTTCGACCCGGCCCTGATCTGCGAAACCTTCCTCCGCGGCGTCGACGGCCTGGTCGAAATTCACGGCGGCACGCGAGTAGCCTGACCCCGCTCGGGCGCTCCCCCGAAAAAACTTCGACGCCCGATGCAACCGTACCGAGGAGGTGTTGGTCCTTCCTTGGACGGGCGCCGACGACGGGGACGAGCGCTGACGACGGGGAGGGTGAGTGGAGGCTGAGGACGCGGTACGCCAGGCGTACAAGGCCTATTACCGGCGGCTGGTGACGCAGGTCTTCGGTCTCGTCGGTGACCTCGCCGAGGCCGAGGACGCCGTGCACGAGGCGTTCGCGCGGGTGCTCGCGTCACCGCGGTCCTTCCTGCGCGCCGACGACGCCGAGCGGTGGCTGCGGGTCGCCGCGCTCAATGTGGCCCGCACCCGCTACCGGCGGCGGTGGCTGTTCGA of the Actinoplanes sichuanensis genome contains:
- a CDS encoding TetR/AcrR family transcriptional regulator, which encodes MTTSEARLRLLTTASGIFYAEGIHSVGVDRIIAEAKVTRATFYRHFPGKEDLVLAYLQAADQAIRTQVETAVVPGAPAGDTVRAIAAAIAEGIGSPGFRGCAFLNAVAEYPDPTHPVHRAVLAHRQWFLDTITTLMTDLQATKADKAAQHFVMLRDGAMAAGCLFDPALICETFLRGVDGLVEIHGGTRVA
- a CDS encoding dihydrolipoyl dehydrogenase family protein; protein product: MTDQTYDVIVLGAGPVGENVADRVVKGGLTAAIVERELVGGECSYWACMPTKALLRSSAALRAARALPGAREAVTGDLDVAAVLARRDAFASNWKDDGQVAWLDSAGITLHRGHGRISGRLTVEVTRDDGATTVLAARHAVVVATGSSALLPDIPGLREAAPWTSRDAAAAGTVPARLAVIGGGVVATEMATAYASLGAQVTVLVRDGVLPQVEAFAGELVTTSLREAGVTVRTGVEVRSVERDGDGTVHLELDDGDRVEVDEVLVAIGRTPNTGDIGLETVGLKPGSWLTVDDTMRVVDGDGGLYAAGDVNRRALLTHQGKYQARAVGDVIVARAHGAAVDDGRWGRHVATADERAVPQVVFTDPEIAAVGLTAAAAEAAGLRIRVVDHDLAAVAGSALHADGYRGRARMVVDEDRRVIVGFTVAGPDVADLLHAATIAIVGEVPLDRLWHAVPAYPTVSEVWLRLLEAYGR